Proteins encoded within one genomic window of Saccharopolyspora pogona:
- a CDS encoding transposase: protein MPRPNLITNVATTDASVPDVAMTEPIHQALDRRSLLPGEHYLDSGYPSAELIVSSATDFGVTLITPLLADHSPQARAGTGFDRAAFTIDFDREQATCPQGQTSSTWNPATQRGTDTIVITFATATCGPCPVREQCTTSRTRRRQITVHPRAVHEAQRAARADQETKDWQAKYALRAGVEGTIRQGIAVTDLRHARYRGLAKTHLEHVFSAVALNLIRLDAWWNGHPSTGPAPAI, encoded by the coding sequence GTGCCACGACCCAACCTGATCACGAACGTGGCGACCACGGACGCGAGTGTCCCGGACGTGGCCATGACCGAACCGATCCACCAGGCGCTGGATCGTCGTAGCCTGCTGCCCGGCGAGCACTACCTGGACTCCGGCTACCCCTCGGCCGAGCTGATCGTCAGCTCCGCAACCGATTTCGGTGTCACGCTGATCACTCCCCTGCTGGCCGACCACTCGCCCCAGGCCAGGGCCGGCACCGGGTTCGACCGGGCCGCGTTCACCATCGATTTCGACCGCGAGCAGGCCACCTGCCCACAAGGCCAGACCAGCTCCACCTGGAACCCGGCCACCCAGCGCGGCACCGACACGATCGTGATCACCTTCGCGACCGCCACCTGCGGGCCCTGTCCAGTCCGCGAGCAGTGCACCACCTCCCGGACCCGGCGACGCCAAATCACCGTGCACCCGCGGGCCGTCCACGAGGCTCAACGCGCTGCCCGCGCCGACCAGGAAACCAAGGACTGGCAGGCCAAATACGCGCTGCGGGCCGGGGTCGAGGGCACCATCCGCCAAGGCATCGCGGTCACCGACCTACGCCACGCCCGTTACCGCGGGCTGGCCAAGACCCACCTGGAACACGTGTTCTCCGCGGTCGCACTCAACCTGATCCGCCTCGATGCCTGGTGGAACGGCCACCCCTCGACCGGACCCGCACCAGCCATCTGA
- a CDS encoding transposase has protein sequence MQPRPWPRIPEATVRAARAAAGTGEYPLAMRVRDELGELFSDAEFTEAFGTRGKPGWSPGRLALVTVLQMAENLTDRGAAHRVRFGMDWKYALGMELDDPGFDASILSEFRTRLVAHGLEERALDLLLKVLQDKGLVAAGGKQRTDSTHVVAAVRDLNRLELAGESVRAALEALAAAAPEWLAGAIDVPAWGKRYAARVDSWRLPTSEAKRRDLALAYGTDGYTLLGAVYSPDAPGWLRELPAVEVLRVVLLQNYTRTVARNGREVITRREADTDGLPPGRWRLSSPYDTDARWGGKRDTFWNGYKVHVSETCERPSTQPADATVPPCHDPT, from the coding sequence ATGCAGCCCCGGCCGTGGCCGCGGATTCCGGAGGCGACCGTGCGTGCCGCGCGGGCGGCGGCGGGCACGGGCGAGTACCCGTTGGCGATGCGGGTCCGTGACGAGTTGGGTGAGCTGTTCAGCGATGCGGAGTTCACCGAGGCGTTCGGGACGCGGGGGAAGCCGGGGTGGTCGCCGGGACGGTTGGCGCTGGTCACGGTGTTACAGATGGCGGAGAACCTGACCGATCGGGGTGCGGCACACCGGGTCCGGTTCGGCATGGACTGGAAGTACGCGCTGGGCATGGAGCTGGACGATCCGGGGTTTGATGCTTCGATCTTGAGTGAGTTCCGCACCCGGCTGGTCGCCCACGGGTTGGAGGAACGAGCGCTGGATCTGCTGTTGAAAGTGTTGCAGGACAAGGGATTGGTGGCCGCCGGCGGGAAGCAGCGCACCGATTCGACCCACGTCGTGGCGGCGGTGCGGGATCTGAACCGGCTGGAGCTGGCGGGTGAGTCGGTGCGGGCCGCGCTGGAGGCTCTCGCGGCCGCCGCACCGGAGTGGCTGGCCGGGGCGATCGATGTGCCGGCGTGGGGAAAGCGGTATGCCGCGCGGGTGGATTCCTGGCGACTGCCCACCTCCGAAGCCAAACGCCGGGATCTGGCGCTGGCCTACGGCACCGACGGGTACACGCTGCTGGGTGCGGTGTATTCCCCCGACGCCCCTGGCTGGTTGCGTGAGTTGCCTGCCGTGGAGGTGCTGCGGGTGGTGCTGCTGCAGAACTACACCCGCACCGTGGCCAGGAACGGGCGGGAGGTGATCACACGGCGGGAGGCGGACACGGACGGTCTCCCGCCAGGGAGATGGCGCCTGAGTTCGCCGTATGACACCGATGCCCGATGGGGCGGCAAACGCGACACCTTCTGGAACGGCTACAAGGTGCACGTCAGCGAGACCTGCGAACGCCCCAGCACCCAGCCGGCCGATGCCACCGTGCCACCGTGCCACGACCCAACCTGA
- a CDS encoding TetR/AcrR family transcriptional regulator translates to MTTEVKPSSRERLLEAAAALTYRDGVGIGIEALCRAAGVSKRSMYQLFESKDELLAASLEQRTSAYVARLLPAAGDGRSPRERILHVFEQVESQAGAPEFRGCPYLAVQIELKDQNHPASQVAHRIKANLTAFFRAEAEQGGASDPDLLARQLSLVFDGASARAGIGAENLTGFIAPTVVTLLDAAGMR, encoded by the coding sequence ATGACGACCGAGGTGAAGCCAAGTTCCCGAGAGAGATTGCTGGAGGCGGCGGCTGCGCTCACCTACCGAGACGGTGTCGGCATCGGCATCGAGGCACTCTGCAGGGCGGCGGGGGTGTCGAAGCGGTCCATGTACCAGCTGTTCGAGAGCAAGGACGAACTGTTGGCAGCCAGCCTGGAGCAGCGTACCTCTGCCTACGTGGCGAGGCTCCTGCCTGCGGCGGGCGATGGCCGTTCACCCCGCGAGCGGATCCTGCACGTCTTCGAGCAGGTGGAGTCGCAGGCGGGTGCACCCGAGTTCCGAGGCTGTCCGTACCTGGCTGTGCAGATCGAGCTCAAAGATCAGAACCACCCTGCGAGCCAGGTGGCACACCGGATCAAGGCAAACCTGACAGCCTTTTTCCGTGCCGAGGCCGAACAGGGTGGGGCGAGCGATCCCGACCTGCTGGCCCGGCAGCTCAGTCTGGTCTTCGACGGCGCGAGTGCCCGCGCGGGCATCGGAGCCGAGAACCTCACCGGGTTCATCGCGCCCACTGTGGTCACCCTGCTCGATGCGGCAGGCATGCGCTGA
- a CDS encoding oxidoreductase, with translation MTTARPVALVTGASSGIGKASALALVEAGFDVAGTSRDTSRAAPLDDVTFFDLDVASDASVTAAVRQVVDRFGRIDVLVNNAGIGLTGAAEENSVAQAQGVFDINVFGVMRMTKAVLPHMRSRGEGRIINLSSIFGLIPAPYLAAYAASKHAVEGYSESLDHEVREHGVRVLLVEPGGTNTGFEANSTRPDTPLQAYEKQRRIADQVIATAVRDGDAPTTVAKAIVAAATDPKPKQRYTSGPLAGRISTLRRIAPSRIFSTQIRKYNRLAG, from the coding sequence ATGACGACAGCTCGGCCGGTGGCACTCGTGACGGGTGCGTCATCCGGCATCGGAAAGGCGTCCGCGCTCGCGCTGGTCGAAGCGGGTTTCGACGTGGCCGGCACAAGCCGCGACACCTCGCGCGCGGCCCCGCTCGACGATGTGACGTTCTTCGACCTCGACGTGGCCAGTGACGCGTCGGTCACTGCCGCGGTCCGGCAGGTGGTCGATCGGTTCGGGCGGATTGACGTCCTGGTCAACAACGCCGGTATCGGCTTGACGGGTGCGGCCGAGGAAAACTCCGTCGCTCAGGCGCAAGGCGTTTTCGATATCAACGTCTTCGGCGTCATGCGCATGACGAAGGCGGTTCTGCCGCACATGCGATCCCGGGGCGAGGGACGCATCATCAACCTCTCGTCAATCTTCGGGCTCATCCCGGCACCGTACCTGGCTGCCTATGCCGCGTCCAAGCACGCGGTCGAGGGATACTCCGAGTCCTTGGACCACGAGGTCCGGGAACACGGCGTGCGGGTCCTCCTCGTCGAGCCCGGCGGGACCAACACCGGGTTCGAGGCGAACAGCACGCGACCCGACACGCCCCTGCAGGCATACGAGAAGCAGCGACGCATCGCCGATCAGGTGATCGCAACGGCGGTCAGAGACGGCGACGCCCCCACCACCGTCGCCAAGGCGATCGTGGCCGCGGCGACGGACCCGAAGCCAAAGCAGCGGTACACCAGTGGCCCGCTGGCCGGACGCATCAGCACGCTGCGACGCATCGCTCCCTCCCGGATCTTCTCCACCCAAATCCGCAAGTACAACCGGCTGGCCGGCTGA
- a CDS encoding winged helix-turn-helix transcriptional regulator, translating to MKLDGPLADRDAWRATRCSVDLALTVVGTRSAMLLLREAFYGTTRFHDFTSRIGITDANAADRLKDLVDIGVFEKRPYREEGQRTRYEYLLTDMGRALLPAVLALMQWGDTYLQGDGGPLRVVEDSTGAPVHVHVCTTDGSKVSLDELRVRRPRKARRRGASE from the coding sequence ATGAAGTTGGATGGCCCGCTCGCGGACCGCGATGCGTGGCGGGCCACACGCTGCTCGGTCGACCTCGCGTTGACGGTCGTCGGCACGCGGTCGGCCATGTTGTTGTTGCGCGAGGCCTTCTACGGCACGACCCGATTTCATGACTTCACCAGCCGAATCGGCATCACCGACGCGAACGCGGCCGACCGGCTCAAGGACCTCGTCGACATCGGTGTGTTCGAGAAGCGGCCATACCGCGAAGAAGGCCAGCGAACCCGCTATGAATACCTCCTCACCGACATGGGACGGGCGCTGCTGCCCGCAGTGCTGGCGTTGATGCAATGGGGCGACACATACCTGCAGGGCGACGGAGGGCCGCTACGAGTGGTCGAGGACAGCACCGGAGCACCCGTGCACGTCCACGTTTGCACCACGGACGGTTCCAAAGTGTCCCTCGACGAGCTGCGCGTCCGGCGGCCTCGGAAGGCCCGTCGCCGAGGCGCCAGCGAGTAA
- a CDS encoding DHA2 family efflux MFS transporter permease subunit codes for MTASVGTLSRTGGRPAVVLLVVSAAVFLATLDLFIVNIAFPVIRLAFSHSDLATMSWILNGYTVAFAALLAPAGGLADRYGHRLVFLTGVAVFTVGSAACAFAPSIPLLVAFRVLQAVGAALVMPTSLALLLAAFPPARRAMAVSTWAAVGGVAAALGPPLGGLLVQLSWRWVFLVNVPVGVLALVSGARVLRESREAGSGMPDLVGAVGLAAGVGALAWALVSAPDHGWDGQPVLIGFVVAVIGLLAVVLRSIRHPVPLLDLPSLRLPTLWLSCLAMLLFTTAFGSMLFGNVLFLTGLWHQSVIIAGLSLSPGPLMVVVVSLTIGGRLVARLGPGAVAALGGLLFATGAAIWLWRLGPTPDYVGALLPGQLFTGAGVGLVMPSLSGVVGLVLPPEKWGVGSSMINTARQIGTVLGTAVLVVIYGPTPGLDAFQDGWIFLGAAALATALTGCAIAARRNSADAYVPPAAVAEA; via the coding sequence ATGACCGCCAGCGTCGGCACACTGTCCCGAACCGGAGGGCGGCCAGCTGTGGTGCTGCTGGTCGTCTCGGCGGCGGTCTTCTTGGCTACCCTGGATCTGTTCATCGTCAACATCGCGTTCCCGGTCATCCGGTTGGCCTTTTCACACAGCGATCTGGCCACGATGTCCTGGATCCTCAACGGCTACACCGTCGCGTTCGCAGCCCTGCTCGCGCCGGCGGGAGGACTGGCCGACCGGTACGGCCACCGACTCGTCTTCCTGACCGGTGTCGCGGTGTTCACCGTCGGCTCCGCCGCCTGCGCGTTCGCTCCGTCGATCCCGTTGCTTGTGGCTTTCCGCGTGCTCCAGGCCGTCGGCGCGGCGCTGGTGATGCCGACCTCGCTGGCCCTCTTGCTGGCCGCGTTCCCGCCCGCCCGGCGCGCGATGGCGGTGAGCACCTGGGCCGCGGTCGGTGGGGTGGCCGCCGCGTTGGGGCCCCCGTTGGGCGGCTTGCTGGTGCAGCTGTCTTGGCGCTGGGTGTTCCTCGTCAACGTGCCGGTCGGGGTGCTGGCCCTGGTTTCCGGTGCCCGAGTGCTGCGGGAGAGCCGGGAAGCCGGTTCCGGGATGCCGGATCTGGTCGGCGCGGTCGGGTTGGCCGCGGGTGTCGGTGCACTGGCGTGGGCACTGGTTTCAGCACCGGACCACGGATGGGACGGCCAGCCCGTGTTGATCGGGTTCGTGGTAGCTGTGATCGGCCTGCTCGCGGTGGTGCTGCGGTCGATTCGGCATCCCGTGCCGCTGCTGGACCTGCCATCGCTGCGCCTGCCGACGCTGTGGCTGAGCTGCCTGGCGATGCTGCTGTTCACCACGGCCTTCGGTAGCATGTTGTTCGGCAACGTCCTGTTCCTGACCGGGCTGTGGCATCAATCGGTGATTATCGCCGGGCTTTCGCTCTCGCCCGGGCCGTTGATGGTCGTGGTGGTGTCGCTGACCATCGGCGGCCGACTGGTCGCTCGGCTGGGGCCTGGCGCGGTGGCCGCGCTCGGGGGCCTGTTGTTCGCGACCGGCGCGGCGATCTGGCTGTGGCGGCTCGGCCCAACGCCGGACTACGTCGGTGCATTGCTGCCTGGACAGCTGTTCACCGGTGCGGGAGTCGGACTGGTCATGCCCAGTCTGTCCGGTGTGGTGGGCTTGGTGCTGCCGCCGGAGAAGTGGGGTGTCGGCTCCTCGATGATCAACACCGCGCGGCAGATCGGAACGGTGCTCGGTACCGCGGTGCTGGTCGTGATTTACGGTCCGACGCCCGGGCTCGACGCGTTTCAGGACGGCTGGATCTTCCTCGGCGCCGCTGCCCTGGCCACCGCGCTGACCGGATGCGCGATCGCGGCGCGCCGGAACTCCGCCGACGCCTATGTGCCGCCTGCGGCCGTGGCGGAGGCCTGA
- a CDS encoding winged helix-turn-helix transcriptional regulator: protein MLGRTYDDQLCSIARTLEIVGERWTLLIVRDALLGLRRFEEFQDSLGIARNVLTDRLSKLVADGLLERVCYQQRPARYEYRPTGKAADLVTTVLALMHWGDRHAAGPDGPPRIATHAGCGGDVREQLVCAECGQALGPEAVQMLPGPALTDSPA, encoded by the coding sequence ATGCTGGGCCGCACCTACGACGATCAGCTGTGCTCCATCGCGCGGACGCTGGAGATCGTGGGCGAGCGCTGGACGTTGCTGATCGTTCGTGATGCGTTGCTCGGCCTGCGCCGGTTCGAGGAATTCCAGGACAGCCTCGGTATCGCCCGCAACGTGCTCACCGACCGCCTCTCCAAGCTCGTCGCGGATGGGTTGCTGGAGCGGGTGTGTTATCAGCAGCGCCCGGCCCGCTACGAGTACCGGCCGACCGGCAAGGCGGCGGACCTGGTCACCACTGTGCTCGCGCTGATGCACTGGGGTGATCGGCACGCCGCAGGTCCGGACGGCCCGCCGCGGATCGCCACCCACGCGGGGTGCGGGGGCGATGTGCGCGAGCAGCTCGTGTGTGCCGAATGCGGGCAAGCACTCGGACCGGAAGCCGTCCAGATGCTTCCCGGCCCGGCGCTGACCGACTCCCCGGCCTGA
- a CDS encoding SCP2 sterol-binding domain-containing protein, which yields MPAQPGEHPQPGPLGGQPGEFHHGNDDTNDVARRVVTELEAIGVRALNPAVGFPMEMDHFPGKTWVVAHKPVAVAAGLGQMGIHRNVIHPQFGNFVLLSTVVIDTEISDYSRPINFNPCLECKLCVAGCPTGAISSDGHFDFSACYTHNYREFMGGFGDWVEGVADSRNAADYRSRVGDNETASMWQSLSFGANYKAAYCMSVCPAGEDVIGPYLDDRKTHLAEVVRPLQNKQETVYVVPGSDAEQHVSRRFPHKRTKPVGRGLRATSIDTLVGGLPLLFQREQARGLSATYHFAFTGTESRQITVTIHDRELDIAEGHHGEPDLAITADARTWLRFLAKEAWLPWALLRGRIKLRGSPRLLLAFDRCFPS from the coding sequence GTGCCGGCTCAACCGGGAGAACATCCGCAGCCCGGCCCGCTCGGTGGCCAACCTGGAGAGTTCCACCACGGCAACGACGACACCAACGACGTGGCCCGGCGAGTGGTCACCGAGCTGGAAGCAATCGGGGTCCGCGCCCTCAACCCCGCGGTGGGTTTCCCGATGGAAATGGACCACTTCCCGGGTAAAACGTGGGTCGTGGCGCACAAGCCGGTCGCCGTGGCAGCCGGGCTGGGCCAGATGGGCATCCACCGCAACGTCATCCATCCCCAGTTCGGCAACTTCGTCCTCCTCAGCACCGTGGTGATCGACACGGAAATCAGCGACTACTCCCGGCCGATCAACTTCAACCCGTGCCTGGAATGCAAGCTGTGCGTGGCCGGCTGCCCGACCGGGGCGATCTCTTCGGACGGCCACTTCGACTTCTCTGCCTGCTACACGCACAACTACCGCGAGTTCATGGGCGGCTTCGGCGACTGGGTAGAAGGAGTTGCGGACAGTCGAAACGCCGCCGACTACCGTTCGCGGGTCGGCGACAACGAGACCGCGTCCATGTGGCAAAGCCTGTCCTTCGGCGCCAACTACAAGGCCGCCTACTGCATGTCGGTCTGCCCAGCCGGAGAGGACGTCATCGGGCCGTACCTGGACGACCGCAAGACACACCTGGCCGAGGTTGTCCGCCCGCTCCAGAACAAACAAGAAACCGTCTACGTCGTCCCCGGTTCCGACGCCGAACAGCACGTCTCCCGCCGGTTCCCACACAAGCGCACAAAACCAGTCGGGCGGGGACTGCGCGCAACCAGCATCGACACCCTTGTAGGCGGGCTCCCGCTGCTATTCCAGCGAGAGCAGGCCCGAGGGCTGTCCGCCACCTACCACTTCGCCTTCACCGGCACCGAGTCCCGCCAGATCACCGTCACCATCCACGACCGCGAACTCGACATCGCCGAAGGACACCACGGCGAACCGGACCTCGCCATCACCGCCGACGCACGCACCTGGCTGCGTTTCCTGGCCAAGGAGGCATGGTTGCCGTGGGCGCTCCTACGTGGCCGCATCAAACTGCGCGGCTCACCACGACTCCTGCTCGCCTTCGACCGCTGCTTCCCCTCCTAA
- a CDS encoding heterodisulfide reductase-related iron-sulfur binding cluster, whose protein sequence is MKVAVMVTCINDSLFPDTGKSVFRLLRRLGVAADFPAAQTCCA, encoded by the coding sequence TTGAAGGTCGCCGTGATGGTCACCTGCATCAACGACTCACTGTTCCCGGACACCGGCAAGTCGGTGTTCCGGCTGCTGCGGCGGCTCGGCGTGGCAGCGGACTTCCCGGCGGCGCAGACCTGTTGCGCGTGA
- a CDS encoding rhamnulokinase has translation MRLAAVDLGASSGRVMAGSIGPEHLALEEIRRFPNSGVRAGSTLYWDVLGIYREMLTGIAEAGPVEGVGIDSWAVDYGLLDSSGALLGNPVHYRDDRTDGVPERVAETVPERELYDITGLQQLPFNTLYQLVSEGDRLRAAETMLLIPDLLGYWLTGRIGAERTNASTTQLYDVRSRTWATGLAARVGIPSRLLPPLRDPGEQIGSLLPDLAAELALPQLPVVAVGSHDTASAVVAVPAEPGSTFAYISSGTWSLVGLELDQPELGEAALAANFTNEGGVDGKIRFLRNVMGLWVLQETLRTWTARGRQLALPDLLAKAADAPPLAAVVDIDAPAFLAPGDMPARIEQACRETGQRPPESPGEFVRCIVDSLALAYRRTVRQGAALAGKTVDVVHVVGGGARNELLCQLTADACEVPVLAGPIEAAALGNVLVQARALGAELPDLAVMRALVRRTQPLRRYVPTGGDWAAAEERLNETRSIA, from the coding sequence ATGCGGCTGGCGGCGGTCGATCTCGGCGCGTCGAGCGGCCGGGTCATGGCCGGTTCGATCGGTCCGGAACACCTTGCGCTCGAAGAGATCCGGCGCTTTCCCAACAGCGGCGTACGCGCGGGCTCGACCCTGTACTGGGATGTGCTCGGAATCTACCGGGAGATGCTCACCGGGATCGCCGAAGCGGGACCCGTCGAAGGTGTCGGGATCGACTCGTGGGCCGTCGACTACGGGCTGCTGGACTCCTCGGGCGCGCTGCTGGGCAACCCTGTGCACTACCGCGACGACCGCACCGACGGGGTGCCGGAGCGGGTGGCCGAGACTGTCCCGGAGCGGGAGCTGTACGACATCACCGGCCTGCAGCAGTTGCCATTCAACACACTGTACCAACTGGTGTCGGAAGGGGACCGCCTCCGCGCCGCGGAGACGATGCTGCTGATCCCGGACCTGCTGGGCTACTGGCTGACCGGGCGGATCGGTGCGGAACGCACCAATGCCTCGACCACCCAGCTGTACGACGTGCGGTCGAGGACCTGGGCGACCGGGCTCGCCGCGCGGGTCGGTATCCCGTCGCGGCTGCTGCCGCCACTGCGGGACCCCGGGGAACAGATCGGCAGCCTGCTGCCGGACCTGGCCGCCGAACTGGCGCTGCCGCAGTTACCCGTGGTCGCGGTCGGTTCGCACGACACGGCCTCGGCCGTGGTCGCGGTGCCGGCCGAACCAGGCTCGACCTTCGCCTATATCTCCTCGGGTACCTGGTCCTTGGTCGGCCTCGAACTTGACCAGCCGGAGCTGGGCGAGGCCGCGCTCGCCGCGAACTTCACGAACGAAGGCGGCGTCGACGGCAAGATCCGCTTCCTGCGCAACGTGATGGGCCTGTGGGTACTCCAGGAGACACTACGAACGTGGACCGCCCGCGGGCGGCAGCTGGCCCTCCCCGACCTGCTCGCCAAGGCCGCGGACGCGCCACCCCTGGCCGCCGTGGTCGACATCGACGCGCCCGCGTTCCTCGCCCCCGGAGACATGCCCGCGCGGATCGAGCAGGCCTGCCGCGAGACCGGACAGCGCCCACCGGAAAGCCCCGGCGAATTCGTCCGGTGCATTGTGGACAGTCTCGCCCTGGCGTACCGCCGCACCGTGCGGCAGGGCGCGGCCCTGGCGGGCAAGACCGTCGATGTGGTGCACGTGGTCGGTGGCGGCGCCCGCAACGAGCTGCTGTGCCAGCTGACTGCGGACGCCTGCGAGGTGCCGGTGCTGGCCGGTCCCATCGAGGCCGCCGCGCTGGGCAATGTGCTCGTCCAGGCGCGCGCGCTCGGCGCGGAGCTGCCGGACCTGGCCGTTATGCGCGCCCTCGTACGGCGGACACAGCCCCTGCGGAGGTACGTTCCCACCGGTGGCGATTGGGCCGCCGCCGAAGAGCGGCTGAACGAGACGAGGTCGATAGCTTGA
- a CDS encoding bifunctional aldolase/short-chain dehydrogenase: MTVPEELVARSNALGADPRNTNYAGGNTSAKGEVLDPVTAKPTQLMWVKGSGGDLGTLTTAGLATLRLDRLRALVDVYPGIEREDEMVAAFDYCLHGRGGAAPSIDTAMHGLVDATHVDHLHPDSGIALATAADGAALTRECFGDRVAWVDWRRPGFQLGLDIAAVTNANPQVIGVILGGHGITAWGATSEECRRNSLEIIRTAEKFLAERGAAEPFGAVVPGFEPLPDAVRHARAAALAPVIRGLASTDQRQVGHYTDSEVVLDFLAREKLAPLAALGTSCPDHFLRTKVRPLVVDLPATAPVEDIVARLKELHADYRAEYAAYYRRHATTDSPAMRGADPAIVLVPGIGMFSYGKDKQTARVAGEFYVNAINVMRGAEAVSTYAPIAESEKFRIEYWALEEAKLQRMPKPKPLAGRIALVTGAGSGIGKAIAERLAAEGACIAIADLDADAAALVAQGIGNTDKAIPVNANVTDADAVAAAVDATVLAFGGIDLVVNNAGLSISKPLLETTEKDWDLQHDVMAKGSFLVSRAAAKAMIAQGIGGDIVYISSKNAVFAGPNNVAYGAAKADQAHQVRLLAAELGGHGIRVNGVNPDGVVRGSGIFAGGWGAQRAAVYGVPEEELGAFYAKRTILKREVLPEHVAAAVFALTGGDLTHTTGLHVPVDAGVAAAFLR, from the coding sequence ATGACCGTGCCGGAAGAACTCGTCGCCCGCAGCAACGCGCTCGGCGCCGATCCGCGCAATACCAACTACGCCGGGGGCAACACCTCGGCCAAGGGCGAGGTGCTCGACCCGGTCACCGCGAAGCCCACGCAACTGATGTGGGTCAAGGGATCCGGCGGCGACCTCGGCACCCTGACCACGGCCGGGCTGGCCACGCTCCGGCTCGACCGGCTACGCGCTCTCGTCGACGTCTATCCCGGCATCGAGCGTGAGGACGAGATGGTCGCCGCGTTCGACTACTGCCTCCACGGGCGCGGCGGCGCGGCGCCGTCCATCGACACCGCGATGCACGGCCTGGTCGACGCCACCCATGTCGACCACCTGCACCCCGACTCCGGCATCGCGCTTGCCACGGCCGCCGACGGTGCCGCGTTGACCAGGGAATGCTTCGGCGACCGCGTCGCGTGGGTCGACTGGCGCCGGCCGGGATTCCAGCTGGGACTCGACATCGCCGCGGTGACGAATGCCAACCCGCAGGTGATCGGTGTGATCCTTGGCGGGCACGGCATCACCGCGTGGGGCGCCACTTCCGAGGAATGCCGGCGCAATTCGCTCGAGATCATCCGTACTGCCGAGAAGTTCCTGGCTGAGCGCGGGGCAGCCGAGCCCTTCGGTGCCGTCGTGCCCGGGTTCGAACCGCTGCCCGATGCGGTGCGTCACGCGCGAGCCGCCGCGCTCGCACCGGTGATCCGCGGGCTGGCGTCGACCGACCAGCGTCAGGTCGGGCACTACACCGACAGCGAGGTCGTGCTCGACTTCCTCGCCCGGGAAAAGCTCGCCCCGCTGGCCGCACTGGGGACCTCGTGCCCGGATCACTTCCTGCGTACCAAGGTCCGCCCGCTGGTCGTCGACCTGCCCGCGACGGCGCCGGTCGAGGACATCGTGGCGCGGCTGAAGGAACTGCACGCTGATTACCGGGCCGAGTACGCCGCCTACTACAGGCGGCACGCCACCACGGACAGCCCCGCGATGCGCGGCGCGGATCCGGCGATCGTGCTCGTGCCGGGCATCGGGATGTTCTCCTACGGCAAGGACAAGCAGACCGCGCGCGTCGCGGGCGAGTTCTACGTCAATGCGATCAACGTGATGCGCGGCGCCGAGGCGGTGTCCACCTACGCCCCGATCGCGGAGAGCGAGAAGTTCCGGATCGAGTACTGGGCGCTGGAAGAGGCGAAGCTGCAGCGGATGCCGAAGCCCAAGCCGCTGGCCGGGCGAATCGCGCTCGTCACCGGTGCCGGGTCGGGCATCGGCAAGGCCATCGCCGAACGGCTCGCCGCCGAGGGTGCCTGCATCGCGATCGCCGACCTCGACGCCGACGCGGCCGCATTGGTTGCGCAAGGGATCGGGAACACCGACAAAGCCATCCCGGTCAACGCGAACGTCACCGACGCTGATGCCGTCGCGGCCGCGGTGGACGCCACGGTGCTCGCGTTCGGCGGGATCGACCTCGTGGTCAACAACGCGGGCCTGTCCATCTCGAAGCCGCTCCTGGAGACCACCGAGAAGGATTGGGACCTGCAGCACGACGTGATGGCCAAAGGCTCGTTCCTGGTGTCACGGGCCGCGGCGAAGGCGATGATCGCGCAGGGTATCGGTGGCGACATCGTCTACATCTCCTCGAAGAACGCGGTGTTCGCCGGTCCCAACAACGTCGCCTACGGCGCCGCGAAGGCCGACCAGGCTCACCAGGTGCGACTGCTCGCGGCCGAACTGGGCGGGCACGGCATCCGCGTCAACGGCGTCAACCCCGACGGTGTGGTCCGGGGGTCTGGCATCTTCGCCGGCGGCTGGGGTGCGCAGCGCGCCGCGGTCTACGGCGTGCCCGAGGAGGAGCTGGGTGCGTTCTACGCAAAGCGCACGATCCTCAAGCGCGAGGTCCTGCCCGAGCACGTGGCAGCCGCGGTGTTCGCGCTCACCGGTGGCGACCTGACCCACACCACCGGCCTGCACGTGCCCGTCGACGCCGGTGTCGCCGCCGCATTCCTTCGCTGA